Part of the bacterium genome, TGAAGGCGGCGACCAGGATGACCAGACCCAGCAGGAGGAACATCAGGATCTTCTCTATGCTGACCCACTGGAAGAGGTTTCGATTGAGGTCGATCCAGTCGTTGCAGTGGAAGGCGAAAGGTCCCAGGGCGGTCTCGATGGCGTCCGCCACCTCGGGCGCGCGCATCATGTCGGCGACCTTGACCCCGATGCCGGTGGCGCCTTGGGGGTCGTATCCGAAGAAGGCGCGCGCGTCGTCCAGGGGCATGTAGACGAACCGGGCGTCGAAATCGTACAGGCCGGTGTCCAGGAAGCCGGCCACGACGAAGCGCCGGCTCTCCGCCTCCAGGTTCCGCAGGTCCAGGTCGCCGCTGGGGGCGGTGATGGTCACGGTGTCCCCCAACCCGGCGTACAGCGAGGCGGCGAGCTCCGCGCCGAGCACGATGCCGGGGAATCCGCCTTCCCCGCGCAGCGCCGCCAGGGAACCCTCGCGCGGGTGGATCAGGTGCGAAAGCGGCGTGACCGTCTCCTGCAGGTCGGGATCGACGCCCCAGACGACGCCGCCGCGGTGCTGCGGCTGCACGGCGCGACCGCGCGACGTCACCACGACCTCCTGGCGCACGAAGGGCGCGACGCCGGTGACCTCGGGGATCCGCCCGATGCGATCGACCGTCTCGCCGAGCCGTTCGAATCCCGAGGGAGTGCTGGTCACGACCGTGACCATGGGCATGTTCTCGATGAAGGTGCGGCGGAGTTCGGCGTGCAGGCCGTTCATGATGGCCAGGGTGAGATCGAGGACCATGACCCCGAGGGTGATGCCGGCGACGGCGGTCACGGTCACGCGGTTGACGAAGCGCGAACCGCCCCGGTTGCGCAGGTAGCGTCCGGCGATGTATGCAGCGAAGCGCATGGTCTTCCCCGGCGGCCGCGCGGACCGCCCTGACAGTTAGCCCTCGGGTCGCAGGGCCGGAAACAGCACCACGTCGCGAATGGAGCGGCAATCCGTCAAAAGCATGACGATGCGGTCCAAACCGACGCCGAGTCCGCCCGTCGGCGGCAGTCCGGTCTCCAGGGCTTCCAGATAATCCTCGTCCAGGACCTGGGCTTCGTCGTCGCCCTTGGCCCGCAGCTCCATCTGCGCCTCGAAGCGACGGCGTTGATCGCGTGGGTCGTTGAGCTCCGAGAAGGCGTTGCAGATCTCGAAACCGGCCACGAAGGCCTCGAATCGCTCGACCAGATCGGGGTCGTCGCGGTGGCGCTTCGCCAGGGGCGAGAGCTCCAGTGGATGGTCGACGACGAAGGTGGGCTGGATGAGATCGGGCTCCACCAGGGCGCCGAAGAGCGCGTCGAGGATCTTGTCGGCCCCATGCCGGGCTTGACCTCCACGCCGTGCTGCGCCGCCACCGCGGCGACGCCCGCCCGGTCCATGCCGCGGAAATCGACGCCGGTCTTCGCGCGCAGGCCCTCCAGGTAGGGCAGCCGCCGGAATCCGTTGCCGAAGTCTATGACGTGCTCTCCGTAGGCCACGCGGCCATCGCTGCCGAAGCGCGCCACGAGCCTCAGCATCAGGCGCTCGAAGAGATCCATCACCCGGGTGTAGTCCCAGTAGGCCGCGTAGCATTCCATCATCGTGAATTCCGGATTGTGCGTGCGGTCCATGCCCTCGTTGCGGAAGTCCTTGCAGAACTCGAAGACCTTCTCGAAGCCGCCCACGATGAGCCGCTTGAGGTAGAGCTCGTCTGCGATGCGCAGGTAGAGCGTCTGGTCCAGGGCGTGGTGATGCGTCTTGAAGGGACGGGCCGTCGCGCCGCCGTAGAGAGGCTGCAGCACCGGCGTCTCCACCTCCAGGAAGTCCTCGGCCACCAGGAAATCCCGGACCTCGGCCAGGATCGCCGAGCGGCGCCTGAACCGTTCGCGCGTCTCCAGGTTCATGATCAGGTCCAGGTGCCTCTTGCGGCTCCTGAGCTCGAGGCCCATATCGTGCCATTTCTCGGGCAGGGGGCGCAGGGCCTTGGCCAGCAGCTCCCAACGCGACACCCGGACCGTCAATTCTCCCGTCTGGGTACGGAAGAGGGTGCCGTCGACGCCGATGATGTCGCCCACGTCGAGATTCTTCTTGAAGAAGGCGAAGTCGTCCTCCCCCAGATCGTCGCGGCGGGCGTAGATCTGGATCTTGCCCGGCCCGTCGTACAGGGGCAGGAAGATCGTCTTGCCGGCCTTGCGCTTGGCCATGATGCGGCCGGCTATGCTCACGACCGTCCCGTTCGCCGTCAGTTCCGCCTCCTCGACGTGCAGTTCGGCGCTGGTGTGCGTGCGCGCGAAGACGTGGGGATAGAGCGGCCCTCGTGCGGCGAAGGCCTCCAGCTTGCCAAGGCGCTCTTCGATCAGGCGATGCCGCTGCTGGTCGTTGCCGTTCCCGGACACTTGTCCTCCTTCGTCGGTCTCTACTCCGACGCCGCCCGGCTCGTATGGCGCAGGTAGGCGTCGATGAAATCATCCAGTTCGCCGTCGAGCACGGCGGCGGTGTTCCCCGTCTCGTGATCGGTGCGATGGTCCTTGACCTT contains:
- a CDS encoding ABC transporter permease; protein product: MRFAAYIAGRYLRNRGGSRFVNRVTVTAVAGITLGVMVLDLTLAIMNGLHAELRRTFIENMPMVTVVTSTPSGFERLGETVDRIGRIPEVTGVAPFVRQEVVVTSRGRAVQPQHRGGVVWGVDPDLQETVTPLSHLIHPREGSLAALRGEGGFPGIVLGAELAASLYAGLGDTVTITAPSGDLDLRNLEAESRRFVVAGFLDTGLYDFDARFVYMPLDDARAFFGYDPQGATGIGVKVADMMRAPEVADAIETALGPFAFHCNDWIDLNRNLFQWVSIEKILMFLLLGLVILVAAFNIVGILTMMVGERRREIGIMLSMGARKRQIEGIFVLDGLFVGAVGTALGSLLGYLGYLYLDRVGISVPGDVYFVDHVPVVAQAADFLLVGAVGMGITLLATLLPSAEAARLRPMDIIRYT